A DNA window from Bradyrhizobium barranii subsp. barranii contains the following coding sequences:
- the dhaL gene encoding dihydroxyacetone kinase subunit DhaL has translation MSLDRTSRENLVRALAESVIQHADELTSLDQAIGDGDHGLNMKRGFEAVLATLPGLADKSLPEMLKSIGMTLVMKVGGASGPLVGTFFMELGKALPEQPTRAEFVAATDMAINAVKARGRSEAGQKTMLDVLVPVQAVLAAGGDARAIALEAVQAADRTTPMLAIRGRASFLGERSIGHMDPGSRSTSLLIGAAVKVLEFEARS, from the coding sequence ATGAGTCTCGATCGGACCTCTAGGGAGAATCTGGTGCGGGCGCTTGCGGAATCGGTGATCCAGCACGCCGACGAACTGACCAGCCTCGACCAGGCGATCGGTGACGGCGATCATGGGCTGAACATGAAACGCGGCTTCGAGGCCGTGCTCGCGACGTTGCCCGGCCTTGCGGACAAGTCTCTGCCAGAAATGCTGAAGTCGATCGGAATGACGCTGGTCATGAAGGTTGGCGGAGCCTCTGGGCCGCTGGTTGGCACCTTCTTCATGGAGTTGGGCAAGGCGCTTCCAGAGCAGCCAACACGCGCGGAGTTTGTCGCGGCTACGGATATGGCAATCAATGCCGTAAAGGCGCGCGGACGCTCGGAGGCAGGACAGAAAACCATGCTGGATGTCCTGGTGCCCGTGCAAGCGGTATTGGCTGCAGGCGGCGATGCGCGGGCGATTGCGTTAGAAGCGGTGCAGGCGGCCGATCGCACGACGCCGATGCTCGCTATTCGCGGCAGGGCTTCTTTTCTCGGCGAACGCTCCATTGGTCACATGGACCCCGGTTCGCGCTCAACGTCCCTGTTGATCGGGGCTGCAGTCAAAGTATTGGAATTCGAGGCAAGGTCATGA
- a CDS encoding ABC transporter ATP-binding protein yields the protein MAEVEIGAVSKAFGKTQAVVDLSLTIGDGEFVALLGPTGAGKTTTLRLVAGLEAPDSGSVRIDGRDVTSDAPADRDVAFVFQQYSLYPHLTVFENMAFALRAPTRRLPEAEIRAKVEQVARLLHIEAKLHSKATQLSGGQMQRVAIGRALVRSPSIYLMDEPLSSLDAKLRGEMRLELKRIQIDLGATILYVTHDQTEAMTMASRIGVMEAGRLMQIGTPREIYENPVNAYVAARLGQPMINLLPATLFAGVPPGVKTIGARTEHLAIARSCGDVSATVTRVEHLGDQSHVHLDLGGQPVVTLADPEARLDVGDVVSLRLNRPLFFDAAGGRVAA from the coding sequence ATGGCTGAAGTCGAGATCGGGGCGGTCTCCAAGGCGTTTGGCAAGACGCAAGCCGTCGTCGATCTGTCCCTCACCATTGGAGATGGCGAATTCGTTGCGTTGCTGGGGCCGACCGGCGCCGGCAAGACGACGACGCTGCGTCTCGTTGCTGGATTAGAGGCGCCCGACAGCGGTTCGGTCCGCATCGACGGACGCGATGTGACCAGTGATGCGCCGGCGGATCGTGACGTCGCCTTCGTATTCCAGCAATATTCGTTGTACCCGCATCTGACCGTGTTCGAGAACATGGCCTTTGCGCTACGCGCGCCGACTCGGCGCCTGCCGGAGGCCGAAATTCGCGCAAAGGTCGAACAGGTTGCGCGTCTTCTCCATATCGAGGCCAAGCTCCACAGCAAGGCGACCCAGTTATCGGGCGGGCAGATGCAGCGCGTTGCGATTGGCCGCGCTCTGGTGCGCTCGCCCTCGATCTACCTGATGGACGAGCCGCTTTCTTCGCTCGATGCCAAGCTGCGCGGTGAAATGCGCCTGGAGCTTAAGCGCATCCAGATCGATCTCGGCGCGACGATCCTCTACGTCACCCACGATCAAACCGAGGCTATGACCATGGCATCGCGCATCGGCGTGATGGAGGCCGGGCGGCTGATGCAGATCGGCACGCCGCGCGAGATTTACGAGAACCCGGTCAACGCCTATGTCGCTGCCCGGCTCGGCCAGCCGATGATCAACCTGCTGCCGGCAACTCTATTTGCCGGCGTTCCGCCCGGCGTTAAGACGATTGGCGCTCGTACCGAGCACCTGGCGATCGCACGCAGCTGCGGGGACGTGTCGGCCACCGTCACGCGGGTCGAACATCTCGGCGACCAGAGCCATGTCCATCTCGATCTCGGCGGCCAACCTGTCGTGACGTTGGCGGACCCTGAGGCGAGGTTAGACGTCGGCGACGTCGTGTCGCTACGCCTTAACAGGCCGCTGTTCTTCGATGCGGCCGGCGGGAGGGTCGCGGCATGA
- a CDS encoding ABC transporter ATP-binding protein — protein sequence MAQIRVEALNKSFGEFHAVKGASFTVDDGQFLCLLGPSGCGKTTTLRMIAGLELPTSGTIRLDGEDVTMNRASARDIAFVFQLFALYPHMNVRRNIGFPLKCEGIGAAECDRRVVEAARILRISHLLDRSVSTLTGGDRQRVALGRAIVRKPKCFLMDEPLGALDTEMREAMIQELRALHDRLGATTVYVTHDQLEAMAMADLIAVMNNGVVEQIASPRDIYDRPVSLFVADFIGSPAMNFLPFRGSLRAGAQAIRLGDRDVAIPTAREALVESDLVLGVRPEHVRFSDSGMVRGEIYGSEYLGTTQIVTVTTPYGALKARSPASMPFRIGMNVGLDFRPDTLSLFDQGSGRAIRTALHEGGKHG from the coding sequence ATGGCACAGATCAGGGTCGAAGCGCTCAACAAATCCTTTGGAGAGTTTCACGCAGTCAAGGGCGCGAGCTTTACGGTGGATGACGGACAGTTCCTTTGTCTGCTTGGGCCGTCCGGCTGCGGCAAAACGACAACGCTACGGATGATTGCAGGACTGGAATTGCCGACATCCGGCACGATCAGGCTCGACGGTGAGGACGTGACGATGAACCGTGCCTCCGCGCGAGATATCGCCTTCGTCTTCCAGCTATTTGCGCTCTATCCGCACATGAATGTCCGGCGCAATATCGGCTTTCCGCTTAAATGCGAGGGGATCGGAGCCGCGGAGTGCGACCGGCGCGTGGTGGAGGCCGCTCGGATCCTGCGTATCTCCCACCTCCTTGATCGGTCGGTTTCGACCCTCACCGGCGGCGACCGTCAGCGCGTCGCGCTTGGGCGGGCGATCGTCCGCAAGCCGAAGTGCTTCCTGATGGACGAGCCGCTCGGAGCGCTCGATACCGAGATGCGCGAGGCGATGATCCAGGAATTGCGCGCGCTGCATGACCGGCTTGGCGCGACCACCGTTTACGTCACGCATGATCAACTGGAGGCCATGGCAATGGCGGACCTGATTGCGGTGATGAACAACGGCGTGGTCGAGCAGATTGCGAGTCCGCGCGACATTTATGACCGGCCTGTTTCGCTCTTCGTCGCGGACTTTATCGGTTCTCCAGCGATGAATTTCCTGCCGTTTCGCGGCAGCCTGCGAGCCGGGGCGCAGGCGATCCGGCTCGGGGATCGCGACGTTGCGATACCCACCGCACGCGAGGCTCTGGTGGAGAGCGACCTTGTCCTGGGCGTCAGACCCGAGCATGTGCGTTTTTCCGATAGCGGCATGGTGCGGGGCGAGATCTATGGGTCGGAATATCTCGGCACGACGCAGATCGTGACGGTGACGACGCCTTACGGCGCTCTCAAGGCCCGCTCGCCCGCCAGCATGCCCTTTCGGATTGGGATGAATGTCGGGCTCGATTTTCGGCCCGATACGTTGTCGCTCTTCGACCAGGGGTCGGGACGGGCAATACGCACCGCATTGCACGAGGGAGGCAAGCATGGCTGA
- a CDS encoding carbohydrate ABC transporter permease: MSASNAAHSVVEPSTGTRRFAGLLVVLYAIITMVPLIWIVLTSFKSPDDAISYPPKVLFKPSLEGYCNVFTTRSRQTQEFIQTLGPPQGLCDNIARSRNMVVAGPSNYVPRFINSLIIAFGSTVLAVALGTLSAYGFSRFRVPLKDDLLFFILSTRMMPPIAVAIPIYLMYRTVGLSDTRLGMILLYTSVNVSLAVWLLKGFIDEIPREYEEAAMIDGYTRFQAFVKVVLPQATTGIAATAIFCLIFAWNEYAFAVLLTSGNAQTAPPFIPIIIGEGGQDWPAVAAGTTIFLVPIVVFTVLLRKHLLRGITFGAVRK; this comes from the coding sequence ATGAGCGCCTCAAATGCAGCCCACTCAGTCGTCGAACCGTCGACCGGCACTCGCCGCTTTGCCGGCCTGCTCGTCGTACTCTATGCCATCATCACGATGGTTCCGCTGATATGGATCGTGCTCACCTCGTTCAAGTCGCCTGACGATGCGATCTCCTATCCGCCGAAGGTCCTCTTCAAGCCCTCCCTTGAAGGCTATTGCAATGTCTTCACAACACGCTCGCGTCAGACTCAGGAGTTTATCCAGACGCTGGGGCCGCCGCAGGGGCTTTGTGACAACATCGCGCGCAGCCGCAACATGGTTGTCGCCGGGCCGTCGAACTACGTGCCGCGCTTCATCAACTCGCTGATCATCGCCTTTGGCTCGACGGTGCTTGCCGTCGCGCTCGGTACGCTCTCGGCTTATGGTTTTTCGCGCTTCCGCGTGCCTCTCAAGGACGACCTCCTGTTCTTCATTCTGTCGACCAGAATGATGCCGCCAATCGCGGTCGCGATCCCGATCTACCTGATGTACCGCACCGTCGGGCTATCGGATACCCGTCTCGGGATGATCCTGCTCTACACTTCGGTGAACGTCTCGCTCGCTGTCTGGCTACTCAAGGGCTTCATCGACGAAATCCCGCGTGAATACGAAGAAGCGGCAATGATCGATGGCTATACGCGCTTTCAGGCGTTCGTGAAGGTGGTTCTACCGCAGGCGACGACGGGGATCGCGGCGACGGCGATTTTCTGCCTTATTTTTGCGTGGAACGAATACGCCTTTGCTGTGCTTCTGACCTCTGGCAACGCCCAGACCGCGCCCCCATTCATTCCGATCATCATTGGCGAAGGCGGCCAGGATTGGCCGGCCGTAGCCGCCGGCACGACGATCTTTCTTGTGCCGATCGTCGTGTTCACGGTGCTGCTTCGCAAGCATCTTCTGCGCGGGATTACCTTTGGGGCCGTTCGCAAATGA
- a CDS encoding carbohydrate ABC transporter permease, producing the protein MNDLSTSSQITYRAVPIRPGAIRRIRGLSDQALAWLFITPTIVLLLAINIFPLVWTIYLSFTNYRANRPNAPTLWLGTDWYQSILTDPDIWAAMQVTAHFVVWTVLIETVLGFGLAFLIDKKFRGHGLWTTIILLPMMLSPAVVGNFWTFLYQPQIGLFNYVVAFFTGRGASSFQMLGDVTLSPWAIVIVDAWMWTPYVMLICLAGLRSIPDYIYEAAEVDRASNWRQFWSITLPMALPFIMLAVLFRGIENFKMFDMVNLLTGGGPGSTTEVASITLKRAAFESWRTGYSSAFAIILFVTVFGLANIYVKALNRVKSR; encoded by the coding sequence ATGAACGATTTGAGCACTTCGTCGCAGATCACCTACCGGGCCGTCCCGATCCGACCAGGCGCGATACGTCGTATCCGCGGCCTTTCGGACCAGGCGCTCGCATGGCTTTTCATCACACCGACGATCGTGCTGCTGCTGGCGATCAATATCTTCCCGCTGGTATGGACGATCTACCTGTCATTTACCAACTACCGCGCCAATCGGCCGAACGCGCCGACGCTATGGCTGGGGACCGATTGGTACCAGTCGATCCTGACCGATCCGGATATCTGGGCGGCAATGCAGGTCACGGCGCATTTCGTGGTTTGGACCGTGCTGATCGAGACTGTGCTCGGATTCGGCCTTGCGTTCCTGATCGACAAGAAATTCCGTGGCCATGGCCTGTGGACCACGATCATTCTGTTGCCGATGATGCTCTCACCAGCGGTTGTCGGCAATTTCTGGACCTTCCTCTATCAGCCGCAGATCGGGCTGTTCAACTACGTGGTCGCCTTCTTCACGGGGCGCGGCGCTTCGTCGTTCCAGATGCTGGGAGACGTGACCCTCAGCCCGTGGGCCATCGTCATCGTCGACGCCTGGATGTGGACGCCTTACGTGATGCTGATTTGCCTGGCGGGGCTACGGTCGATCCCGGATTACATTTATGAGGCAGCGGAGGTCGACCGCGCGTCGAATTGGCGGCAGTTCTGGTCGATCACGCTGCCGATGGCTCTGCCGTTCATCATGCTCGCGGTGCTCTTTCGCGGGATCGAGAATTTCAAGATGTTCGACATGGTCAACCTCCTGACCGGAGGAGGGCCGGGCTCGACCACGGAAGTCGCTTCGATCACACTGAAGCGCGCAGCCTTTGAGAGTTGGCGAACCGGCTATTCCTCGGCCTTCGCGATCATTCTGTTCGTGACAGTGTTTGGCCTTGCCAACATCTACGTCAAGGCGCTGAACCGGGTGAAAAGCAGATGA
- a CDS encoding ABC transporter substrate-binding protein, translating into MKQTVKALLTTFGVLASALGVGVGTTPAHAQAKTITLCWAAWDPANALVELSKDFTAKTGVGMKFEFVPWTNYADRFLNELNSHGSLCDLIIGDSQWIGGAAENGQYVKLNDFFTKEGISMDDYMPATVVGYSEWPKNSPNYWALPAMGDAVGWTYRKDWFARPEIQADFKAKYGRDLAVPKTLDELRDIAKFFQGREIDGKKVYGASIYTERGSEGITMGVSNYLYDYGFQYQDPKKPYSMDGFVNSPGAVKGLEAYKELYKCCTPPGASNSYMSEGLDAFKSGQVALQMNFFAFFPGLYKDPNVGGDKIGFFSNPAGPATQATQLGGQGISVVSYSKNQAEALQYIKWFSGGDVQKKWWALGGYSCAKSVLNDPGFPNSAPFAGEFLKSMGMVVDFWAEPSYAQLLQAEQKRVHDYVVADKGTAQEALDGLVKDWKSIFKEEGKKF; encoded by the coding sequence ATGAAACAGACAGTAAAGGCGCTTCTTACTACGTTCGGAGTTCTCGCATCCGCGCTCGGTGTCGGAGTGGGGACTACTCCTGCGCATGCGCAGGCCAAGACCATCACGCTGTGCTGGGCCGCGTGGGATCCTGCCAACGCCCTGGTCGAACTGTCGAAGGATTTCACCGCCAAGACCGGCGTCGGCATGAAGTTCGAGTTCGTGCCGTGGACCAACTATGCCGACCGCTTCCTGAACGAGCTCAATTCGCATGGCTCGCTGTGCGATCTCATCATCGGGGATTCGCAATGGATCGGGGGCGCTGCCGAGAACGGTCAGTACGTCAAGCTCAACGATTTCTTCACAAAGGAAGGAATCAGCATGGACGACTACATGCCGGCGACAGTGGTCGGCTATTCCGAGTGGCCGAAGAACAGCCCGAACTATTGGGCGCTGCCCGCCATGGGTGATGCGGTGGGCTGGACCTATCGCAAAGACTGGTTTGCGCGGCCTGAGATCCAGGCGGATTTCAAGGCCAAGTACGGCCGCGATCTCGCCGTGCCGAAGACGCTCGATGAACTGCGCGACATCGCAAAATTCTTCCAGGGCCGCGAGATCGACGGCAAGAAGGTCTATGGCGCTTCGATCTATACCGAGCGGGGCTCGGAAGGCATCACCATGGGCGTGTCGAACTACCTCTATGATTACGGCTTCCAGTATCAGGATCCGAAGAAGCCGTATTCAATGGACGGGTTCGTCAACTCGCCCGGCGCCGTGAAGGGGCTCGAGGCCTACAAGGAGCTCTACAAGTGCTGCACGCCGCCCGGCGCATCCAACTCCTACATGTCCGAAGGGCTTGATGCGTTCAAGTCGGGGCAAGTCGCGCTGCAAATGAACTTCTTCGCCTTCTTCCCAGGCCTCTACAAGGATCCGAACGTCGGTGGGGACAAGATCGGCTTCTTCAGCAATCCCGCCGGCCCAGCGACCCAGGCGACGCAGCTCGGCGGGCAGGGCATCTCGGTCGTTTCTTATTCCAAGAACCAGGCCGAGGCGCTGCAATATATCAAATGGTTCTCCGGTGGAGATGTGCAGAAGAAGTGGTGGGCGCTGGGCGGCTATTCCTGCGCCAAGTCAGTGTTGAACGATCCGGGCTTCCCGAACAGCGCGCCGTTTGCCGGCGAGTTTTTGAAGTCGATGGGAATGGTCGTCGACTTCTGGGCCGAGCCTTCCTATGCCCAACTCCTGCAAGCCGAACAGAAGCGCGTGCATGACTACGTGGTGGCGGACAAGGGCACCGCGCAGGAAGCGCTCGATGGCCTGGTAAAGGACTGGAAGTCGATCTTCAAGGAAGAAGGCAAGAAGTTCTAG
- a CDS encoding ATP-binding protein yields the protein MTILSRLLALVAVALLPAISIQAYNEVNLRRARQVDVQNQALGLAKLAAEQQQQIVQGIRQVLIALSELPSIKAKDSKGCNAAMAGMRSRFPAFLTFVATDLSGQPFCDTNTDRKPVNVSGRPYFADALKTGAFTVGQFSIGLSVDRKLIQFALPFYGDDGQPGGVIIAPLGLDWLADYIARAGVPAGDALAITDRNGTYLARYPDNDRFVGKKLVRAGDERQYGDGLAADLVDVDGVERIVGFSALGPDSGGLRVSFGLDKANAFAEIQSRTRHDIFLIALSAMMVLGLTLLGARQFIHRPLGLLVDAANRWRLGDYARRVNIRGSSEIAGVAGAFNTMADALDRREQELSDAKEKAEDAAARLTMLFESTTDSVVIVDHDWRISFFNQRAWSQIAQGRDLIGMHLPASLLDARDTGIVEQLREVMSNRRPVSFEAHCPRRAAWYAINAFPSGEGIAIFFRDVTEQKHAVEARQRIEEQLHQSQKMESVGQLTGGVAHDFNNLLAVVSGNLDLIERAANDGKIRRFAATARRAADRGAKLTAQLLAFSRRQKLNPKLINANELISNFQGLVRQAVGAECEVRLKIDERLWLCQVDPSLLETALLNLALNGRDAMPGGGVLEIEARNVVLDGEAVAGCPAGSYVRLSVSDTGQGMSPEVRDRIFEPFFTTKEVGKGTGLGLSMVYGFVRQSGGYISVESAPNAGTTISLYLPRANQEARDEVETEQTRAMPGGSERILLVEDNEDLLEVVSAMLTSFGYRIRLAHNGTEAIRILDSDQGFDLLFSDVVMPNGPNGVELAREAKRRNSRIRIKILLTSGYVGDVLARHGATDEFPIIHKPFGVAELAQRLHSLLQKEDS from the coding sequence ATGACCATCTTGTCGCGCCTGTTGGCGCTTGTCGCAGTCGCGTTATTGCCCGCTATCTCGATTCAGGCGTACAACGAAGTTAACCTTCGACGCGCGCGCCAAGTGGACGTACAGAATCAGGCGCTCGGTCTCGCTAAGCTCGCCGCCGAACAGCAGCAACAGATCGTTCAGGGCATTCGGCAGGTCCTGATTGCGCTGTCCGAACTCCCTTCGATAAAGGCGAAAGATAGCAAGGGGTGCAATGCGGCGATGGCAGGGATGAGGTCCCGGTTTCCGGCTTTCCTCACTTTCGTCGCTACCGATCTGAGTGGCCAGCCCTTCTGCGATACAAACACGGATCGCAAGCCGGTGAATGTCTCCGGGCGTCCCTACTTTGCGGACGCGTTGAAGACGGGCGCGTTTACGGTGGGACAATTCTCGATCGGTCTGTCCGTCGATCGGAAACTCATTCAGTTCGCGCTGCCTTTCTACGGAGATGATGGTCAGCCAGGGGGCGTCATCATTGCGCCTCTCGGCCTGGACTGGTTAGCGGACTACATCGCGCGCGCGGGTGTTCCGGCGGGAGACGCGCTGGCCATCACCGATCGCAACGGCACCTACCTTGCCCGCTATCCGGACAATGACCGATTTGTCGGTAAGAAATTGGTTCGCGCTGGTGATGAGAGGCAGTATGGCGACGGTCTCGCAGCCGACCTGGTTGATGTCGACGGCGTCGAGAGGATCGTGGGTTTCTCGGCTCTCGGGCCCGATTCTGGGGGACTTCGCGTCAGCTTCGGCCTCGACAAGGCGAACGCCTTTGCCGAGATCCAGAGCCGGACCCGACACGACATCTTCCTCATCGCCCTCAGCGCCATGATGGTGCTGGGCCTGACGCTGCTCGGCGCCCGGCAATTCATCCATCGGCCGCTCGGGCTATTAGTTGACGCCGCGAATCGATGGCGCCTCGGCGACTATGCTCGCCGGGTGAACATCCGCGGCAGTTCTGAAATCGCAGGCGTAGCCGGCGCCTTCAACACCATGGCCGATGCGCTGGATCGCCGCGAGCAGGAATTGTCCGATGCAAAAGAGAAGGCCGAGGACGCCGCGGCCCGGCTTACGATGCTCTTCGAAAGCACGACAGACAGCGTCGTGATCGTCGACCACGATTGGCGGATCAGCTTCTTCAACCAGAGGGCCTGGTCTCAGATCGCTCAGGGGCGTGATCTGATTGGAATGCACCTGCCGGCGTCGCTTCTGGATGCCCGCGATACGGGAATCGTCGAGCAGCTTCGGGAAGTCATGTCGAACCGCCGTCCGGTTTCGTTCGAAGCGCACTGTCCTCGTCGTGCCGCATGGTATGCGATCAACGCGTTTCCTTCTGGCGAAGGGATAGCGATCTTCTTTCGAGACGTCACCGAGCAAAAGCATGCTGTGGAGGCGCGCCAGCGCATCGAAGAGCAGCTTCATCAGAGCCAGAAGATGGAGTCCGTCGGACAGCTCACGGGCGGTGTTGCCCATGACTTCAACAACCTGCTTGCCGTCGTTTCGGGAAACCTTGATCTCATCGAGCGCGCGGCAAATGACGGCAAGATCCGGCGCTTCGCCGCGACTGCGCGGCGTGCCGCCGACCGGGGGGCGAAGCTCACCGCACAGCTCCTCGCTTTCTCTCGACGGCAAAAGCTCAACCCTAAACTGATCAATGCCAACGAGCTGATCTCCAACTTCCAGGGGCTCGTCCGTCAGGCGGTCGGCGCAGAATGCGAGGTTAGGCTGAAGATCGACGAGCGATTGTGGCTCTGTCAGGTGGATCCATCCCTGCTGGAGACTGCCCTTCTCAATCTAGCGCTGAACGGCCGCGATGCGATGCCGGGCGGCGGAGTGCTCGAGATCGAGGCGCGGAACGTCGTTCTGGATGGGGAAGCCGTCGCTGGATGTCCGGCCGGATCATATGTGAGGCTGTCCGTCTCGGATACGGGGCAGGGGATGTCTCCCGAGGTGCGAGACCGGATTTTCGAGCCCTTCTTCACTACCAAGGAAGTTGGCAAGGGCACTGGCCTCGGTCTCAGCATGGTGTATGGCTTTGTCCGGCAATCCGGTGGCTATATTTCAGTCGAAAGTGCCCCTAACGCCGGCACCACGATCTCACTGTACCTGCCGAGAGCCAATCAGGAGGCTCGCGACGAGGTGGAAACTGAACAGACCCGGGCTATGCCGGGAGGCTCCGAGCGAATTCTTTTGGTCGAGGACAATGAAGATCTGTTGGAAGTCGTGTCTGCAATGCTGACGAGCTTTGGCTATCGGATTCGCCTTGCTCACAACGGTACCGAAGCCATCCGAATTCTCGACAGCGATCAGGGGTTCGATCTTCTGTTCAGCGATGTCGTCATGCCGAATGGTCCCAATGGCGTCGAGCTTGCTCGCGAAGCAAAGCGGCGGAACAGCAGGATCAGGATCAAGATATTACTTACGTCGGGCTACGTGGGAGACGTGCTCGCGCGTCACGGGGCGACAGACGAGTTCCCGATTATTCACAAGCCCTTTGGCGTGGCCGAACTCGCTCAACGTCTGCATTCTCTTCTTCAGAAAGAAGATAGTTAG
- a CDS encoding PilZ domain-containing protein: MAVVGTWSRVCVLKDISATGAKLEVEGSTDVLTSREFFLVLSSTGLAFRGSQLVWLDGPAAGLHFIHDKRKSAS; this comes from the coding sequence ATGGCTGTGGTTGGCACTTGGAGCCGAGTCTGCGTTCTCAAAGACATTTCGGCAACGGGGGCAAAGCTAGAGGTTGAGGGCTCGACTGACGTCCTAACCTCGCGAGAGTTCTTCCTAGTTCTATCGTCAACGGGCCTCGCATTTCGTGGCTCTCAGTTGGTCTGGTTGGATGGACCAGCCGCTGGCTTGCATTTCATCCACGATAAGAGGAAGTCTGCGTCGTGA
- a CDS encoding flavin-containing monooxygenase translates to MLDTTLSARVQVFLDKFEAALAAGDLDAAVGMFAPECYWRDLVTFTWNIKTMEGRDQVRDMLAHCLAHVKPRSWKIAEGETPTEAGGMTESWITFETEVARGYGLIRLQNGQIWTLLTTMAELKAHEEKAGFSRPLGARHGVNPGAKTWKELRDEEVEQLGFKSQPYVLVIGGGQGGIALGARLRQLGVPTIIVEKNARAGDSWRNRYKSLCLHDPVWYDHLPYIDFPKNWPVFSPKDKIGDWLEMYTKVMELNYWTNTTAKRASWDDTKKEWTVIVERDGKEIALRPRQLVFSTGMSAKPNMPKIKGMETFKGEQHHSSRHPGSGGYKGKKVVVIGSNNSAHDICAALYEAGIDVTMVQRSTTHIVRSDSLMESISDLYSERAVLGGTTTAKADLIFASLPYRILNQFQKPVYDKIRQDDAAFYAGLEKAGFRLDFGDDDSGLFMKYLRRGSGYYIDVGASQLIIDGKIKLFAGQVEEITPNGVRLDNGKELPADVIVYATGYSSMNGFVADLMSPEMADKVGKVWGLGSNTTKDPGPWEGEQRNMWKPTQQEGLWFHGGNLHQSRHYSQFLSLQLKARYESIPTPVYGLQTVHHKA, encoded by the coding sequence ATGCTCGACACCACGCTTAGCGCGCGCGTCCAGGTTTTCCTCGACAAGTTTGAAGCCGCGCTTGCGGCGGGCGATCTCGACGCCGCCGTAGGGATGTTCGCTCCGGAATGCTACTGGCGCGACCTCGTTACCTTCACCTGGAACATCAAGACCATGGAAGGCCGCGATCAGGTCCGCGACATGCTCGCGCATTGCCTCGCGCATGTGAAGCCGCGCAGCTGGAAAATCGCCGAGGGTGAAACGCCAACCGAGGCCGGCGGCATGACCGAATCTTGGATCACGTTCGAGACCGAGGTCGCGCGCGGATATGGACTCATCCGCCTGCAGAACGGTCAGATCTGGACGCTCTTGACAACCATGGCCGAACTGAAGGCCCATGAGGAAAAGGCTGGCTTCAGCCGACCGCTCGGCGCCAGGCATGGCGTCAATCCCGGCGCCAAGACCTGGAAGGAACTGCGTGACGAGGAAGTCGAGCAACTTGGTTTCAAGAGCCAGCCCTACGTGCTTGTCATCGGCGGCGGACAGGGAGGCATTGCGCTCGGGGCCCGGCTGCGCCAACTCGGTGTGCCGACGATCATCGTCGAAAAGAACGCACGCGCCGGCGATTCCTGGCGCAACCGCTACAAGTCGCTCTGCCTGCACGACCCCGTCTGGTACGATCACTTGCCCTACATCGATTTCCCCAAGAACTGGCCTGTGTTCTCGCCCAAGGACAAAATCGGCGATTGGCTGGAAATGTACACCAAGGTCATGGAGCTGAACTACTGGACGAACACCACGGCCAAACGCGCCAGTTGGGACGACACCAAGAAGGAATGGACCGTCATCGTCGAACGCGATGGCAAGGAGATTGCTCTGCGGCCCAGGCAGCTTGTGTTCTCGACCGGCATGTCGGCCAAGCCGAACATGCCGAAAATCAAAGGCATGGAAACGTTCAAGGGCGAGCAACACCATTCCTCACGCCATCCCGGCTCCGGCGGCTACAAAGGCAAGAAGGTGGTGGTGATCGGCTCGAACAATTCGGCCCATGACATCTGCGCTGCGCTGTACGAGGCCGGCATCGACGTAACGATGGTGCAGCGCTCGACGACCCACATCGTGCGCTCGGATTCGCTGATGGAGAGCATCAGCGATCTTTATTCCGAACGCGCCGTCCTCGGCGGAACGACGACGGCCAAGGCCGATCTGATCTTCGCTTCACTGCCCTACCGGATATTGAATCAGTTTCAGAAGCCGGTCTACGACAAGATCCGCCAGGATGACGCCGCTTTCTATGCCGGCCTGGAGAAGGCCGGCTTCAGGCTCGACTTCGGTGACGACGATTCCGGGCTATTCATGAAATATCTGCGCCGCGGCTCGGGCTATTACATCGACGTCGGCGCCTCTCAGCTTATCATTGACGGAAAGATAAAACTGTTCGCTGGACAGGTCGAGGAAATCACGCCCAACGGCGTCAGGCTCGACAACGGCAAGGAATTGCCGGCGGACGTGATCGTCTATGCCACCGGCTACAGCTCGATGAACGGCTTTGTCGCCGATCTCATGAGTCCGGAAATGGCCGACAAAGTCGGCAAGGTCTGGGGCCTCGGCTCGAATACGACAAAGGACCCCGGCCCATGGGAAGGTGAGCAGCGCAACATGTGGAAGCCGACGCAGCAGGAAGGCCTATGGTTCCACGGCGGCAATCTGCATCAGTCGCGACATTACTCGCAATTCCTTTCCCTGCAGCTGAAGGCGCGCTACGAGAGCATCCCGACGCCGGTCTACGGCCTGCAGACTGTCCATCACAAGGCCTGA